The following are encoded together in the Lathyrus oleraceus cultivar Zhongwan6 chromosome 3, CAAS_Psat_ZW6_1.0, whole genome shotgun sequence genome:
- the LOC127125794 gene encoding cell division cycle protein 48 homolog: protein MANQPESSDAKGTKKDFSTAILERKKAPNRLVVDEAVNDDNSVVALHPETMEKLQLFRGDTILIKGKKRKDTICIALADDTCEEPKIRMNKVVRNNLRVRLGDVVSVHQCADVKYGKRVHILPVDDTIEGVTGNLFDAYLKPYFLEAYRPVRKGDFFLVRGGMRSVEFKVIETDPHEYCVVAPDTEIFCEGEPIKREDENRLDEVGYDDVGGVRKQMAQIRELVELPLRHPQLFKSIGVKPPKGILLYGPPGSGKTLIARAVANETGAFFFCINGPEIMSKLAGESESNLRKAFEEAEKNAPSIIFIDEIDSIAPKREKTHGEVERRIVSQLLTLMDGLKSRAHVIVMGATNRPNSIDPALRRFGRFDREIDIGVPDEIGRLEVLRIHTKNMKLAEDVDLEKIAKETHGYVGADLAALCTEAALQCIREKMDVIDLEDETIDAEILNSMAVTNEHFATALGSSNPSALRETVVEVPNCSWEDIGGLENVKRELQETVQYPVEHPEKFEKFGMSPSKGVLFYGPPGCGKTLLAKAIANECQANFISIKGPELLTMWFGESEANVREIFDKARGSAPCVLFFDELDSIATQRGSSVGDAGGAADRVLNQLLTEMDGMSAKKTVFIIGATNRPDIIDPALLRPGRLDQLIYIPLPDEDSRHQIFKACLRKSPISKDVDIRALAKYTQGFSGADITEICQRACKYAIRENIEKDIEKERKRSENPEAMEEDVDDEVAEIKAAHFEESMKYARRSVSDADIRKYQAFAQTLQQSRGFGTEFRFADSGSSGAAATGASDPFTSAGGADDDDLYS, encoded by the exons ATGGCCAATCAACCTGAATCCTCCGATGC TAAGGGAACAAAGAAGGATTTTAGCACTGCCATCCTGGAACGCAAAAAAGCTCCTAATCGTTTGGTTGTTGACGAAGCTGTCAACGATGATAACTCTGTTGTAGCTCTTCATCCGGAGACGATGGAGAAGCTTCAACTCTTTCGTGGTGATACTATCTTGATCAAG GGTAAGAAAAGGAAAGATACTATCTGTATTGCTCTTGCTGATGACACATGTGAGGAACCAAAAATAAGAATGAACAAGGTTGTGAGAAACAATCTTAGGGTTAGGCTTGGAGATGTTGTTTCGGTGCACCAATGTGCTGATGTCAAATATGGGAAGAGAGTTCACATTCTTCCTGTTGATGATACTATTGAAGGAGTCACAGGGAATCTCTTTGACGCGTACTTAAAAC CTTATTTCCTGGAGGCATATAGACCAGTGAGGAAGGGTGACTTCTTCCTTGTGAGAGGAGGGATGAGAAGTGTAGAATTCAAGGTTATTGAAACTGATCCACACGAGTACTGTGTTGTTGCCCCTGACACAGAGATCTTCTGTGAAGGAGAGCCAATTAAAAGGGAAGATGAGAATCGATTAGACGAGGTTGGTTATGATGATGTTGGTGGTGTAAGAAAGCAGATGGCACAGATTAGGGAACTGGTGGAACTGCCTCTGAGGCACCCACAGTTATTTAAGTCTATTGGTGTCAAGCCACCAAAAGGTATTCTATTGTATGGACCCCCTGGATCTGGGAAGACTTTAATTGCCCGAGCAGTTGCAAATGAAacaggtgccttctttttctgCATTAATGGCCCTGAGATAATGTCAAAACTCGCTGGTGAAAGTGAAAGCAATCTAAGGAAGGCATTTGAGGAAGCAGAGAAGAATGCTCCATCCATCATATTTATTGATGAGATAGATTCCATAGCTCCTAAGCGAGAGAAAACTCACGGTGAAGTTGAGAGGAGGATTGTTTCCCAGCTCTTGACACTCATGGATGGTCTTAAATCACGCGCGCATGTAATTGTTATGGGAGCCACAAATAGGCCCAATAGCATTGACCCTGCACTTAGGAGGTTTGGAAGGTTTGATAGGGAGATTGATATTGGTGTTCCAGATGAAATTGGGCGTCTTGAGGTTCTTCGAATTCATACAAAGAATATGAAGCTTGCTGAAGAT GTTGATTTAGAAAAGATTGCTAAGGAAACACATGGTTATGTTGGTGCTGATTTAGCTGCATTGTGTACTGAGGCAGCACTTCAATGCATCAGAGAAAAAATGGATGTGATTGACTTGGAAGATGAGACAATTGATGCTGAAATATTGAACTCCATGGCAGTGACAAATGAGCATTTTGCTACTGCTCTTGGATCAAGCAATCCTTCTGCTCTCCGTGAAACG GTTGTTGAAGTGCCTAATTGCAGCTGGGAAGATATTGGTGGTCTTGAAAATGTTAAGAGGGAACTCCAGGAG ACTGTTCAATATCCAGTGGAACACCCTGAAAAGTTTGAGAAGTTTGGAATGTCGCCTTCAAAGGGAGTTCTTTTCTATGGTCCTCCTGGTTGTGGTAAAACACTTTTGGCAAAAGCTATTGCCAATGAATGCCAGGCAAACTTCATCAGTATCAAAGGTCCTGAGCTGCTCACGATGTGGTTTGGAGAAAGTGAGGCAAACGTGAGGGAAATTTTTGACAAGGCTCGTGGTTCTGCACCATGTGTCCTATTCTTTGACGAACTTGACTCCATTGCAACTCAG AGAGGTAGTAGTGTAGGAGATGCTGGGGGTGCTGCTGACAGGGTTTTGAACCAGCTGCTAACAGAAATGGATGGGATGTCAGCAAAGAAAACCGTGTTCATCATTGGCGCCACTAACCGACCTGACATTATTGACCCGGCTCTTCTGCGTCCAGGGCGTCTAGACCAGTTGATTTATATCCCTCTCCCAGATGAAGATTCCCGTCATCAGATATTTAAAGCTTGCTTGAGAAAATCCCCCATCTCAAAAGATGTTGATATTAGAGCTCTTGCAAAGTACACCCAAGGCTTTAGTGGTGCTGATATTACTGAGATTTGCCAGCGTGCATGCAAGTATGCCATTAGAGAGAATATTGAAAAG GACAttgaaaaagagagaaagagaagtGAGAACCCTGAGGCCATGGaagaggatgttgatgatgaagtAGCTGAAATTAAGGCAGCTCATTTTGAGGAATCAATGAAGTATGCCCGAAGGAGTGTAAGTGATGCCGACATTCGCAAATACCAGGCATTCGCCCAAACATTGCAGCAATCCAGAGGGTTTGGAACTGAGTTTAGGTTTGCGGATTCTGGCTCCAGTGGTGCTGCTGCTACAGGTGCATCTGATCCTTTTACATCTGCCGGCGGAGCTGATGATGATGATCTTTACAGTTAG